The sequence ACGACGACATTGCAGTCCTTGAACAGTTGCAGCTCTGCCTCGTTCTTGGGCCGGCGGCGGGCAATGCCAACAACTGGATTGGCAATCGAATTTGGGACGACACCAAGCGATCTCAGTTTCCCGAGACTGCGGAATTTTCCAGCTATCTGCGACCGGAGGGCTTTGCTGGGAACCGCCACGAGCAGCTTGTTGATCCGCTGCGCAACGAGAATGGCCAACATCGTTTCAGTTTTGCCCGTCCCGGTCGGCATCACAATTGTTGCCGGCGTACTGGACAGACTCCAATGCGCGCCAACCGCATGAAGCGCTCCAAGTTGTGGTGCCCTCAACCCCTCCTCGGGAAGGCCTGTGTCGTCTCTTGAGTGATAACTGAAACTGTCTTTCCAAGTTGCCGAGACGCTCTTTGTTCCCAGGGTCTGCTTGGCTCGTTCAATCTCGACATGGCTCAGCCATTCGTACACGCCGGGGCAGGTGCCTCGAAGGATTCCGTCGATGCCCACTGGCAATGCGAGCTTCTTTCGCTCTGTGACGATTATGCGCTCTCCGTTGCTGAGCAGCAGGCAGCGTTCTTTGACTCTCGGAGAGACCTGAATCTCATACTCCCGTTCAACGCACGCCTTTTCACCAGGCCGCAGTAGCTGAACGGCTTCTCCGATGTCGTACTTGATGGGTCCGAGTACGAGCTCGGGAAGGTCAATCTCAAGCCTGTCCAGCGCGAGGCGCATCTGCCCGGATCCGCTTACCATGGTTCGGTCCTGTGTTTTTGCGGCAGGTTTTCCGGCATGTAGGTTCCGGCTTTGATGCGATCGAAGACCGATTGATGAATGAGCGAGTTCTCGGGGATCGAGCGCGACGCGCCACCGTAAATTTTGAGGCGGAGTTTCCATTTGTCTTCCGGATCCCGGTAGGTCCGCGGCAGATACTCGACAGGCCACCACCAACCGGTCAACGAGTCATGTAGTCGGGGGCTGCCTATGGACGGTCGGCCGAGCCCCACTAGTCGCTGCAAACGAGCTTGATCGACCAGTAGATTGGGCATTGCCTCCCTGATCATCCAGTCCAATGCGATATTTGATGGACCGGACTCACTCTCAGAATGTCCCCCGCCGACGTCTGAATGGGTGCCGGCAAACCAGACCTGCTTGATGTCCTGGAAGCTTCGGCCTTTGCCCCATAGATGCTGACGAAAAAATGCTCTGCGCTCATCGATCGCAATTGCGTGGCGTACCGTCTTGACGATTGCGTTATTGGTCGTGAAGGGGAGGCTTACCGGGTCGTAAACCCAGCCCACTGACTTCACTGTGTCCCAAAGGCCCAGGAAGTGAATTGAACAGCGCCTAGAGAAGGCTTTGCGAAATCCGCGATAAATCTCCGGCCGCATCTCGTAACGAAACATCTTGGATGCATAGGGTACGAGGTTGTCGTTACCCGTGTTCAGCAATCCGCACTTTGCGATTAGGGCCGCAATACCCCTGGCAGTGTATGCCCCGCGACTAAATCCAAAAATGAAGACCCTGTCGCCATCCTCAAAGTAGTCCATGAGGTAAGTGTATGCTTCTTCGATATCGCGGAGAATTCCAGCGCCAAAGGCGAGGCCCGCTGCTTTGCTCAGGCGCTTGCCCAATCGCGACCAGACCGTCGGAGCGCTGAGGGTTCCCACGCCTGGATCATAGTACGTGGCTTGCCCATCGCTCTTTTCCAGGACCGAGTAGAGCTTGAGCACGTTGGTGCTGCGCTCTCCGTATTCGTTGCTCGTGCCGTCGCAACAAAGAACAATGTTTTTCGCCACGCCCCGCCGATCGCCTCCTGCCGGATGTCGCTGTCGCAACTTTTGCGGTATTATTATCAGACTACACGCAAATTGATAACGGCCCGGGACCATTTCAATGGCAATAACTTGCGAAGACTGCAGTCCCTATCTGTCTGTAACGTTGCTTCGTGGCTCTGGTGGTCAGACTCCCACGTCGGCTCAGCTGCGGACCGCGATGCGCAAGGTTCTCAAGTTGGCGGCAGCGGCACCCAATAGCCGTGTCTCTTCTCGAGACTTTAAGATGCCCGCCGCTCCGAAAGGTCTGCCGGACGGATTGGATGTCTCCTGGTTTCACTATGAGGAGCGACGATCCCCATCCTGGTGCCCTGGCGCCAACCTTGAGGATCGCACCCACCAGGCGGTCTATATCTTCCGGAAAGCGGACCTGGTCGCAATTTGCTTTTCCGATCCTGCCGCCCGCAATACGGCTGTGCGCGCCATTCGCAGCGCGGAAGCCGCACCGCTTAATCGCCTCAAGCCACTGTCGGCGGCTGAAACTGAGGCCGCCTTTGTTGAGAGCGGCCTGAGAACATTGTGGCTCGGTGGCGCTCACCGGCGCACACCGATCAAAGCAGACTCGAAGGTACTATCCGGGCTCGAACTTGAGTCGGCTCTGGATCCCCTTGAGGATCAGAGCTTCTACTACAGCTCGGTGCGCAGTACCTCGAGCAACAAGGATCTGGCACCAGCCGGGCAGGCCGCAATCGTTGGGGCGAGCCCAAGACAAGCTCGGATATGGCTTGGACCAACGAGATCGTGGGGCGAATTTGCCACCTGTGTCGAGAAGATCCTCGATCATGCTGCAGATAAAACCGGCGGGAAATTGCCGCAAAGGCCCCCCATCCCAATTCTGGCGCGGCCCGTTGACGGTCTGGATGGTGTCAAGGATCCCTACGACATGGCGGTGATTGTGCCAGAACTGAATCTTGCGGAGATAGCCGCTGGCGACGAAGAGGCGCTGGCACTGCAGCAATTCTGCGATGCTGCGAGGTTCAAGGTAGCTGAGTCTACGCAGCCGCCGGGTTTTGAAGCGGAAGTGTTTTGGGACGACGAGAAACTGGGCCGGCTTGGCTACACGTTCGATGTCCGCGAGTCTGGTAGCGTAGCGCTAACTTCCGAGATACTGGAAAAGATCGGAGACGCCGAGCATCAACAGGCCGTGCTCGATCTGTGCTGCAGGCCCGATTATCTCAGTATCTATTTTGACACAGGCCATACCTATGCTCGGGGGCAGTTCTATCGGACGAACTTTCGGGACTTTCCTTTCCCCGGTTGGGACTGGGTCAACATGTCGGAAGAAGGCATAGTGGTTCAGCGGGAAAAGCCACTCGACGATAAGCGTTTCGCAGTGGAGGATGTTGGCAGGGCAGAGGATTTGTCGTTATTCGGGTTCGTGGCGCGTCATTGGCCCAATATCAAAGACAGGGGGCCGGCAACCGGTTGGCTCGTTTGTGATGACGGCTCGATGGAATCGGCCGATTTTATTCACTTTGACGACAGCCAGGAACCGCCCCAGCTAACCCTAATCCATGTGAAGGGTAGCCACTCAGATCGTGCCAATCGCGGTGTCTCGGTCGCGGACTACGAAGTTGTTGTCGGCCAGGCCGTCAAGAATTTACGCCACGTAGACCGGGGGCTCTTGTTGGAAAAACTCAAAGCCAATAGCACAGGGACGCTTAAGGATGCAGTGTGGCTAAACGGCGAACGGCAGGCGAACCGGGAAGGTGTACTGGCAGCGCTAGGTCAAGCTGGCAGCAACATGGAACGTCATGTTGTAGTCTTGCAGCCCAGGGTACGGCGCAGCGTTCATGACAAGATTCGCGAAAAGATATCAGCCGGCGCAGGTACCTCGGACGTTCGCCGGATGCAACAGCTCGATACGCTGCTGCTCGGTGCTCGCGCCGATTGTAGTTCGATTGGCGCTTCCTTCACCGCAATCGGCGAAGACGATACCCTGCCCGCCTAGGCGGCCCTCAGAAACCTCTGAGCCGCTTGGTAGCCAATTGTGGCCGGGTCATTGCCGGCCGATGCCCGCTTAGGGGCAAAAGCTGACCCCATCCGGCTGCAAAGACACGTCTGGTCCGTGCCAAGAGCGGACTTTGCGCGTCTCAGCAAGGATAACCGCAATCCCGGCTACTCGTTTCCCTCTGCCGCAAACTTGGGCGCCGAGCAACGTATTGTCGGGGCGACGTGCCGGTCCAACGCTTGAAGGCGCGCGTGAAATGAGATTGGTCAGAATAGCCAAGCATATGCGCGATTTGTGCTCCCGTAAGCGCATCAGCCAGGACCAATTCGACGGCAGCAGATCGACGAATTTCGTCTACGAGGTCGGTGAATCTAAGACCAGTAGCAGCGAGACGTCGTTGTAGTGTCCTGACGCTTGTGTGGAGCTGCGCTGCCGCGTACGCGATGGCAACGGGCCCATACGGAAGTTCCACCTTTAGCAATTGCACAAGTCGATCGATTACGTCGGCTTGCCGTGGAAGATTCTGTGTCGAAGGCACGCTAGGCGGTGCGTCGGCCCGACCTAACGCATCGGACGCCGCGTCGGTTGCGTCCGAATTCGTCTTGCAAAGTCCTGTCAACGCAGCCATTTGGGCCACCGCAGAGCGAGTGTTTAGGGCAGGAACCTTTAGGGCTTGTAGTTGCTCATTCCGGGACCGGTTTTGTCGTAGATGTTGAAGAACTCGTCCGCCATGATCGTGGCGACGCCCCCTTCAGGCTTTTCGAGATTGTCCTGTTCCAGCTCTACGACACGCACTTTCCAGCCCTTTGGAAGACTTTTGAAACCGGCTTCCCCGGCGGCCATGAACTCTTCGTAGGTGTGCTGCGGCTTTAGGCCCAGCTCGAAGCCTTTCATGATCCATGTGTTGCCATCGGTATCGTCGATGAGCATTACCTTTGTGCCCTTATTCCAATTGATCGCACTCTTCCGAGCGATTGTTTGGGGCTCATATGGCTTGATGGTGTGAATGCTGAGATTTTTGCCCATGTTGAGTTGGGCAGTCCAAGGGGCCTTCAGGCCGCCGAACTCCCGCACCACGCCAACTTCGACTTCGAACCAATCGGGAGTCCACAGTTTGGGGCCATTCAAGGACGCACCCAGAACGCCGTACTGTTCCTTGATCTGGCTCATGTTGAGCCCCGCAACGAGTGACTGCGGAGCGGAATCCTTGTCAGCGGGAATGTCCGGGTTGGCATAGGTGCCGTAGCACTCGGCGACGATGTCTCCCGTTTTTGGATCGATGCCAGCAAGGTACATCTCAATGAATCGCATGAGATGGGAGTTTTCAATTCGCTTGGTCACGGCATGATCGCCATCAGAAAGGACTGCAGGTTCCGGCTCCGCCAGCGCCTTAAGGCACCCCTGCGACAGGCCTGCCAGGTGCTCCGCCATGCAATCCTTGATGCGCCCCTTGCCGGGAACCACTCCGTCGCAGAGCTGCCTAACGTCTCCAACGCACTCTCGGACAACATCGATGCCGTGGTCGAGCTTGTCCCACGTGTCTTCCGCAAAGGCCGGCTGTGCAAGGGCACCCAACGCCGCGATGGCAATCCAAAAGCGGCTCGTGAGACAGACAAGTCCATTGCGGTTCATCACCTATTGCTCCCCTTATTTGCAGGCGGCGCTTGCTACAAATTTCATTGGTCCATCCCTGCGCGGCTCGTTCCTTCCGGACCGAGGAAGGGCTGGCAGCGCTTTGGGGCGCTCGACCGTTGGTTGTCATCGGTATCAGAGAGTGCTAGCAACCGGTTGCTTTTTGAGGACATGCATTCCGCATGGCGAATCCCACTAACCCGGCAATGCAGCGCGCCGCTTCTCTCATGCAGCTGCCCGCGTTGCTGTCAGAATTGGGCGTCCCGCTTGATGTCGTTCTTGCCGGGACGGGTGTTCTGTCCGATGAACTCCGGCCGGACACCTTCATCCCTTACGCGGCTTATCTCGCTATCCTCGACAATGCCGCAGCGAACACGGGACGCGAAGACATCGGCTTGTTACTCGGAAACCGGCAATCCATCGCCGCGCTGGGTCCGCTTGGGCGGGTGATGTGCCATGCGGCGACGCTGGGCGAGGCACTCAGCGAATTCGCAGCCTTCCAGATCGGCAACTCAACCGGCGCCACCGTCTATCTCATGCAGGCGGATCGTGACGTCGTCCTTGGCTATGGCATCTACGACCCAGCAGTCCACGCCTCCGTCCATGTTCATGACGTGGTCGTCGCCGTGGGCTGCAAACTCGTAAAGGAGTTGACGTTGGGTTCCGTCGTGCCGGAGGAGGTGTGGCTCGCTCGTCCCGCACCACAAGACCTTAAGCCTTATCGATCGCTCGGAGGAATGACCGTCCGGTTTGGCCAGAGCCATTCTGGCGTCGTGGTTGGCTCCGCAGGGCTAGCCTGTC comes from Methyloceanibacter stevinii and encodes:
- a CDS encoding T6SS phospholipase effector Tle1-like catalytic domain-containing protein: MAKNIVLCCDGTSNEYGERSTNVLKLYSVLEKSDGQATYYDPGVGTLSAPTVWSRLGKRLSKAAGLAFGAGILRDIEEAYTYLMDYFEDGDRVFIFGFSRGAYTARGIAALIAKCGLLNTGNDNLVPYASKMFRYEMRPEIYRGFRKAFSRRCSIHFLGLWDTVKSVGWVYDPVSLPFTTNNAIVKTVRHAIAIDERRAFFRQHLWGKGRSFQDIKQVWFAGTHSDVGGGHSESESGPSNIALDWMIREAMPNLLVDQARLQRLVGLGRPSIGSPRLHDSLTGWWWPVEYLPRTYRDPEDKWKLRLKIYGGASRSIPENSLIHQSVFDRIKAGTYMPENLPQKHRTEPW
- a CDS encoding helix-turn-helix transcriptional regulator, with the protein product MAALTGLCKTNSDATDAASDALGRADAPPSVPSTQNLPRQADVIDRLVQLLKVELPYGPVAIAYAAAQLHTSVRTLQRRLAATGLRFTDLVDEIRRSAAVELVLADALTGAQIAHMLGYSDQSHFTRAFKRWTGTSPRQYVARRPSLRQRETSSRDCGYPC
- a CDS encoding AraC family transcriptional regulator; this translates as MANPTNPAMQRAASLMQLPALLSELGVPLDVVLAGTGVLSDELRPDTFIPYAAYLAILDNAAANTGREDIGLLLGNRQSIAALGPLGRVMCHAATLGEALSEFAAFQIGNSTGATVYLMQADRDVVLGYGIYDPAVHASVHVHDVVVAVGCKLVKELTLGSVVPEEVWLARPAPQDLKPYRSLGGMTVRFGQSHSGVVVGSAGLACRLPQGNATLHEAALTELAPDLAKARKSVAGLVRHELRHLLLTSRARMDDAAAHLGVHPRSLRRRLQEEGVTFEELKDEVRYAMARDLLRLGALSVTDIATTLDYSSASSFVHAFGRWSGISPAKWRKKTNSPASAPSN